TATCATATATTTTCTCTTTCCATATTTTCTTGTCCATTAAAATTTGTTTTTTCAACTCTTCTAATGAACACATTTTTCTCTCTAATCTAATATTTTCAAGTAAATCTACAACTATTACTTTATCATAAATATCTTCATCAAAATCAAAAATATGCGTTTCTATATGTAATCCTTCATTATCTATTGTAGGATTTTTGCCTATATTCATAATGCCATAATACGCCCTATCATAGCCTTCTATATGTGTCCTAACTCCATAAACCGCAAACAAAGGATAAATCTTATTTCTTGACAAAAGATTAGCTGTTGGAAACCCTAAAGTCCTAGCAAGTTTTTTGCCATGAACTACTTTCCCCATAATAATATATTCATGACCTAATAATTTTTTCACATATGACATTTTACCATTTTCAATTAATGTTTTAATAAATGTACTTGAAATTAAACAATAATCTTTATCTAAATAATCTTTTAATTCTTTTATATCTACTATTTTTAATTCATCAGTTTTCAAATTAAATAAAACAGGATTGATAACATTAACTTTAATTTTACCTTTTAATAATTCATTTAATTTAATAACATCACCTTTTTTTCTATTTCCAAAACTATAATTAAATCCACAAAAAATTTCTGAGGCATTTAATTTATCAATTAATATATTATTTACAAAATCTTCTGGTGATAATTCATTAACATCAAAAAATTCTTCTAAATATATATAATCTAAATTCATTTTTTCAAAAATATATAATTTCTCAGATAATGTCGTAATTAAAGTATCCTTTTTTTTAGGATATTCTCTAAAAGTATATATCAATACTTTTTGATTTAATTTTTTCCCTAATTCTAGTGCTTCATTGATAATTTTATGGTGTCCTAAATGGACACCATCAAAATTACCTAAAACTACTATATTTTTTTCTTTAAAAACCATATCACTAAGAATCTTACTCTTACTAAATTTTGCAAATTCATCTGCATAATTTATATTTTTTAAGATTACTTCCATTTTATACCTTTCGACTATTCAGAAAATACTATTTTTTCTACTTCTGAATATTTTTTTACATAATGTATTTTAATTTGAGATAATATTTCTTCTGGTAGTTCTACTGTATCACTTTTATTTTCGAAAGGAAGTATTACTTCCCTAATCCCAATTCTATGTGCTCCTAATACCTTTTCTTTTATACCTCCAACTGGAAGTACTTCACCAGTAATAGTAATTTCTCCTGTCATTGCAATATTTTGCCTTACTTTTCTTTCAGATAAAATTGAAACTATAGCTGTTGTAATTGTAATACCTGCTGATGGACCATCTTTAGGAGTTGCTCCTTCTGGAAAATGTAAATGTATATCATATTCTTCATAAAATTTAGGATTAATAACTGATAGATTTTTGTAATTTGCTCTAGCATAAGTATAAGCAACACTTGCAGATTCTTTCATTATTAAACCTAATTTACCTGTAAATTGTATTTTACCTTTACCATCCATTTTAACTGCCTCTACATCTAAAGTTGTTC
The genomic region above belongs to Streptobacillus moniliformis DSM 12112 and contains:
- the ribF gene encoding riboflavin biosynthesis protein RibF, translating into MEVILKNINYADEFAKFSKSKILSDMVFKEKNIVVLGNFDGVHLGHHKIINEALELGKKLNQKVLIYTFREYPKKKDTLITTLSEKLYIFEKMNLDYIYLEEFFDVNELSPEDFVNNILIDKLNASEIFCGFNYSFGNRKKGDVIKLNELLKGKIKVNVINPVLFNLKTDELKIVDIKELKDYLDKDYCLISSTFIKTLIENGKMSYVKKLLGHEYIIMGKVVHGKKLARTLGFPTANLLSRNKIYPLFAVYGVRTHIEGYDRAYYGIMNIGKNPTIDNEGLHIETHIFDFDEDIYDKVIVVDLLENIRLERKMCSLEELKKQILMDKKIWKEKIYDKY